The DNA region CCAACGTAAATCCGGTTTTTGGCATCGATACCAATCGAACGGACAGCGGTAAAATTTGGTAAACGGTATAAATTCCAATAACGCCCATCAAAAGTGAGTAAGCCTTCATTATTGCCGAAGTACAAAATTCCGTTGCGGCCTTGCTTTACGTCCCAGTTCTGAACCCCTGCCCTATAATCCTCATTATTATAGTTTTTGATTTGTGGTATTCCCATCAAATCTTGAGCAACAGCGCTTTCTATGGTCAAAAAAGCCACCAGGAAAAAAAAGAATCTGATCATTTGGTTAGGGCATGATTTACACAATTATAAAGATATAATTTTAAACCACCTACCAAATAATTCCCGATGTTTTTACCTATTAAACTATGTGATACAATTTCGACTACTTTTAGTAAAACCAACAACTTATATTTTTAAATCGTAAAAATGTTTATCCAAATTCTGATAAAGTACTATCTTAGCAAACGGCGTACATCTTTTGTACGTGATTAGATTGTTTCAAGAATGAGTAGTAGTGAAAGGGTTGATCTTACCACCAAAGACCAGATCCATGTTTGTCGTTCATCCGTTTTAAATAACCAAATTAAAGACATCGACATCTCCCGAAGATGGCCGTATTTCTTTATTCTGTACGCACTTACCGAGGATGCACAGCACTGTATCGAGAATGAAAAGTTTACCGTTCCGTTAGGCCAGTTTCTGTTTGTAGGACCCGATCGATTTCATTCTTTTATCAATGCAGAAAACGATGATTTTTGGGTGATTTATTTCGACTATGGTTTTTATGCCCGGAGCCCGAATGATGCCTATTTTATTCAAAACACCCCATTATTCTTCGATTTAAGCAAAAATTACCTAAGCAGCCCATCCATTGATATTGCTGAATATGTAACGTTGCAGTTTGAGTTTTTAGAGAAGCTAATCCGCAGTTCTCAGGCTCCTTTGGTACGCGATATTGTACATAACGCCGTGCAGGCCATGCTGATCAGATCTGCATTTTTATCGCAGGGATTGCACAGTAAAGATGTTCATTTCGATAACCTCGAAGATAAAAAAATTGCGATTCGGTTTAGGGAACTTCTTCACCTTAATTACCGCAACGAAAAAAAGCTCGATTATTATGCAAATGCGCTGCACACAACTCCTCGGCGCTTAAATCAAGCCATTACCAACATATATGGCCGCTCGGCGAAGCAACTGGTAACGGAAAAGATTTTTGAGGAAGCGAAAAGTAAACTTGCCCATACCGACCTCACCATTAAAGAAATAAGCTTCGACATGGGCTTCACTGAAGAAAACAATTTCAGTGCATTTTTTACCAAGCATGCCGGCTTCAGCCCAAAAAAATACAGAAACCTGCAACACAGTATAAACGCAGAATAAGGGATTGGCCGCAAGGCTAAAATCATACCGATAGCTATCGGTATCAGGATGACGACGCTCATGCCAAATCGCCATCCCCGCTAGTCAGGATTTGTAATCCTGATTCCCCTAGCTCTAGATTTCAAATCCAGTATTAGCTAGGACAAGATTGCAAATCACGGAAGTGTTAAATTTGGCGTCTTAAACCTCTCCCTTTTAATGTCGGTGGTTTTTGCGCTGTCTGTACATCCCTCTCCTCGAGGAGAGGGAACGCAGAGGCATTGCTTTTAACCCGAACGTTCATAGGGAGAGGTTATGAAAGCAGTGCAAATCCGATAGCTATCGGATTTAACCCCGTTAGTCAGGATTTGTAACCCCGCTAGTCAGGATTTGTAATCCTGATTCCCTTAGCTCTGGATTTCAAATCCAGTATTAGCTAAGACGAGATTGCAAATTGCGGAAGCATCCCCGCTAGTCAGGATTTGTAATCCTGACTCCCCTAGCTCTGGATTTCAAATCCAGTATTAGCTAAGACGAGATTACAAATTTGTTGTTCTGACATAATTCCTGTGTTTAAAGTTATTAATTTTCTTTTTGACACAGTTTAATGAACAGCCCCACCTGGCACTTGCATTTATTAACCTGGCACTTTCATTTAATAACCTAGCACTTGCATTTAATAACCTAGCACTTGCATTTAATAACCTAGCACTTGCATTTAATAACCTGGCACTTGCATTTAATAACCTAGCACTTGCATTTAATAACCTAGCACTTACATTTAATAACCTAGCACTTTCATTTAATAACCTAGCACTTGCATTTAATAACCTGGCACTTGCATTTAATAACCTAGCACCTACATTTAATAACCTGGCACCTGCAGTTGCGAAACAGCCTCCACATACTGTACCACATTTGTTACTTATGGCTATGAGTGAAAATTTACGTGCATGTACTCGGATTTTACGCAGAAAGTAAGTCTATGAATAATAAAAAAAATGTCAAAAAACCGAAAAATTAGTATAACTAGATAGACAAATACACTTCTGTTGACATTTGTCAACAACTAACACAAAAAACAAAATCACTGATTATCAATAAGTTAAAAATAAATACAGACGTTTTTATAGCAACGGTAATTTTTAATACTTTTTAGGTGATTTTTAATATTTTTTGGAGATGGTAGCGACCATACCTTTGCGTCATAATTCTTCGGGAGTGCCACAAAGATGTTACGTTAGAAAGACAGACTTGAATAGCCTTTCGTTTGAGTAGAAAACAAACTTAATAAAAAATATTTTAAAAAAACAAACAAATTAATCAATTAGTCATGAAATCATCCCTATTAGTTTTTGCAACAGTAATTCTTTCTATCATTGGTAAAACCGCTTCGGCACAAACAGACAATGCAACCCTAAACATTCGTTTGTATCCAATTCAAACCATTACTGTTAACCCAACACAAAAAACAGTTAACTTAGATTATAAAACTACTGCAGATTATGCAGACGGAGTAAGTTTAGCTCAGGCCGATCACTTAACCGTATACAGCACAGGTGCATTTATCGTTAAAGTTAAATCTGCAGCTGCTACCTTAACTGGTGCAAAATCAAACATCGACGCAAACGACGTTAGCATTAGCCCATTGGCAGGTACAAGCAACCAATTGGCAAACGCAACTTACACGGCCCGTAACCTGAGCAATACCGATCAAACTATTATTTCAAGCAACACCGGTAGTGTAAATAAAAACTTCAACATCACATACAAAGCTGCTGGTTCTCAGAAATATGTAGATAAATATTTCAAAACTGAAAACCCAACAGTTTATACTACTACAGTTACCTACACTATCGAGGCTAACTAATTAAAAAATTAGTACAAGGCAATTTCGAGGTCTCTCGAAGTTGCCTTTTTTGTATATTTGCCCTTACAATCGTCCCGAATGAAAAAATCTCTTTACATCATCTTGCTTTCAGTTTTTGTGCTTTCGTTGCACGTAACTGCACAAACCGGTTTATCGGTTACCCCGCCAAGGGTTTACTTTACTGTAGCGGCAGGACAACAGCAGAGCCAAAAAATAACGGTAAGCAATGTAAGTAAAACCTCAACACTCGACCTCAGCATTTCGTTAAACGACTGGGCTTACGATGAAAGAGGAAATAACGAGATTTACGAAGCGGGCACTACGCCATCATCTTGTGCAAAATGGGTATCCATTGTACCTTCATCATTTTTTTCGCTCGCTCCGGGCGAGCACCGCGACGTTGAGCTCCAAATGGCACCCCCTTCATCATTAAAAGATACGCTTGCTGTGCATACGGCCATGCTTTATGTTAGCCAGCTTAACCCAATTGATGATGTAAACCAGAAAGGCACCAATATTAAAGTAGCCGTGCGTACGGGGATAAAACTTTACCAACGGTTGCCTGTTGCACGTAATCCCAATCTGGATATCCAAAATTTTTCCAAGCTGAAGAACGATTTGATCCTTCGCTTTGCCAATATTGGCAACGTATGGGCCGATGGTACGGCAAGCTGCGAATTATTAAACCGACAAACGGGCAAAAAGCAAACACTGAAAGATGTGATCTTCTATTCGTTGCCCAATAATAAGCGTGAAATACTTTTTTCTTTACCCACAACGCTCGAAAAGGGCGAATACGTAGCCTCGGCAGTGCTCAATTACGGCGATGAAGCTACGGTGAAACTTGCAGAATTGGAGTTTAAGAATGAATAGATTTATTATTTTTATTGGCACCGCCTTGTTGGTGCTTTTAACTTCATTCGCAGGCTTTTGTCAGCCACGGCTTACCGCAAGTAACCAGATGTATATGGAAATTGCCAATTCGCAAACCCATACCTTTAGCAATGCATTTCAGGTTCAGATTACGCTCGAGGGAAATAACAAAAGTTATTCTAACTGGAGCTTGGGCGCTATTCTCAATCAGCCGATTACTAACGCTGAAGGAAAAACGCTGCCCTATAGTAAAATTAAACTGAGGCTAAGCGCAGTTAACGGCGCTACGTTTCAACAAATAGGCAGTGGCACCACCGCAGTTCCCTTAAGCGCTCCGGGTAATACCGCATTGCTGATTAATACGTCAAATTACCCAATCAGAAATGGGCTGTACGATTATTATTCACAAATCGTATTTACTGTTGATGTAATTATCGAAGGAGGCACTTACATAGATGCACTTAAAACCTGGCAGGCTTATTCGCTTAACCTGGCGTTTAATTTACTCGATAGCCGAAAAGCAGAGCTTAGTCGGGCCAGTGCTACAAATGGCATTCAAATTCGCCCCGATGGAACTTACACCCCGGCGGCCACCTATGCCATACAGGTACAAGACAATGCCCGATCGGGCCTGCTCGAACTTAAAACCATGAACGATTATGTAAATGGTGCTTCGATAACCTATAGTAACGGATTAATTGTAACCGCCGCTACGCCCTATGCCATACAAGTGCGTACCAACAGCGCTAATTTTGTCGCTGGCACCAAGACGCTCCCGGTTTCGGTAGCCAACTTACAGCTTACATCGGCTACCACTTCCGCCGCTGTAACCGTTCCGCTGGCCGAAACAGCCCAAACCATAGGCCGTGGAAGCACAGCAACAACTAGCGCCGTAAGCTACAAGTATCATATCCGTTATTTTACAAAGGCCAACGACAGCCGCCTGATCAATGCTGTTCCGGATACTTATAGCGGAATTCTCGTTTACGAGATTATTCCGCAATAAATGAGCTGATGAAACTTATTCGCCTTAAGACATTTTTTTATTGCAGCCTTTTGGTGCTTGGTTTTTGCCTAACAGCGAAAGCGCAAGACGATGCTGCCGTGAAAATTAGCACGGATAGCGTAATCCATATCGGTACAGAAAAACTGGTTTCGTTAAGCATTCGGGTAAACGCTGGCGCCGCCGCTTTTAAGGGTCAAATTACGCCCATATTACCGAATGGATTTGGTCTTGTATCAGATCAGCCGATTAAGGTAAATGTTGCCAGAAACGACCATACTTTTTACCCCTTTAGGTTTTTGGTTCTTCAAAATGCCGATATCAAGATTAGCCAGATGTCGTTTCAGCTCGAAGACAGCACAGGCAAAGTTGTGGCCTTGTTTAAAGCGAAGGTAAATATGCTGCCCCAGCGTGCGGTTGAGTTATCGATACTGAGCCCAAGCGTCTTGCTTAAGCAGGTTGGCGATTCGCTTAACGTAAAGGTGATGGTCCGAAATGCAGGCAATCAAATAGAGGTTTTAAAGGTGGTTGCCTCTTTTCCAGGTGATAACGGACAGGGGAAACAGATGCTTCAAAAAGATGTTCAGCTTTCGCCGGGCGCCAGCAAGGAAGTTCAATTTGCAAAAATCATCAACAGAGACCTTTACCAGATGGGCAATTTTTACATTAACGTTGCCGGGCTGTATCAAAACGGAGAACTGTTTGGCAATGGCATTTGCCATGTGCAAAATGCTTCCGCTAACCGCCAGTTTGTTAATGCACAGGTTCAGCAGAACATTGTTAATATAGGCGTAGACAATCACGTATCGCTTAGCGGGCAAAATCTCTTTAGCGATTCGCAGTCGTGGCAACTGAACGGCCTCGCCACAACCCAGCTTGGAAACGGCGTAATGGGCATCAGCGTCGATGCGTATCAGTGGAACAGCATCAATAATAAGCCGCTGCTGAGCAATACGTGGATCAATTATGAAACCAAGAATGCGGGGATAACGGCGGGAAACATATCCGAAAACCTCGAAAGCTTTTTTAATGGACGGGGCGTTAAAGTATACTCGAGAAACGACGAGGACAACCATCGATTTGAGGCTTCTATGGTTCAAAAATCGTACAATTTACTCGGCGACAATTTGGATTATGGCTATTCGGCC from Pedobacter endophyticus includes:
- a CDS encoding helix-turn-helix domain-containing protein, producing MSSSERVDLTTKDQIHVCRSSVLNNQIKDIDISRRWPYFFILYALTEDAQHCIENEKFTVPLGQFLFVGPDRFHSFINAENDDFWVIYFDYGFYARSPNDAYFIQNTPLFFDLSKNYLSSPSIDIAEYVTLQFEFLEKLIRSSQAPLVRDIVHNAVQAMLIRSAFLSQGLHSKDVHFDNLEDKKIAIRFRELLHLNYRNEKKLDYYANALHTTPRRLNQAITNIYGRSAKQLVTEKIFEEAKSKLAHTDLTIKEISFDMGFTEENNFSAFFTKHAGFSPKKYRNLQHSINAE
- a CDS encoding fimbrial biogenesis chaperone → MKKSLYIILLSVFVLSLHVTAQTGLSVTPPRVYFTVAAGQQQSQKITVSNVSKTSTLDLSISLNDWAYDERGNNEIYEAGTTPSSCAKWVSIVPSSFFSLAPGEHRDVELQMAPPSSLKDTLAVHTAMLYVSQLNPIDDVNQKGTNIKVAVRTGIKLYQRLPVARNPNLDIQNFSKLKNDLILRFANIGNVWADGTASCELLNRQTGKKQTLKDVIFYSLPNNKREILFSLPTTLEKGEYVASAVLNYGDEATVKLAELEFKNE